A genome region from Numida meleagris isolate 19003 breed g44 Domestic line chromosome 14, NumMel1.0, whole genome shotgun sequence includes the following:
- the TMEM132B gene encoding transmembrane protein 132B isoform X4, which yields MLGSHREDTEVLNTAILTGKTVSVPVKVVAVQEDGSVVDVSESTECKSADEDVIKVSDRCDSIFVNGKEMKSKVDTIVNFTYEHFTTQLEVTVWVPRLPLQIEISDTELSQIKGWRIPVTSNKRPTRDSEDEEDDEKKGRGCTLQYQHAMVRVLTQFVAESSEFGGYLTYMLGSEWQFDITDLVADFMKVEDPRIAKLQDGRVLVGREHGITTVQVLSPLSDSILAEKTVIVLDDRVTITDLGVQLVSGLSLSLQISKGNKRAIVSTTSAYDILHTPKQEAIVSAWILFSDGSVTPLDIYDSKDFSISITSLDEMVVSVHQNLQSKWPGVVAEGDGQGPLIKIEMVISEPCQKTKRKSILAVGKGSVKVKFGQKDSDQKESTNDIDDTDKDFKSHASNSIEKTAEQERTAQEWSKNGVLSNHEDNANKSTTFLSPIDQESLEDDQLQNNPTAFTGFPAQVEIPGENNPGDLTLTSRGLTDLEIGMYALLCVFCLAILVFLINCVAFAWKYRHKRFAVSEQGNIPHSHDWVWLGNEVELLENPVDISLPSEECTTMIDRGMQFEESNFLLNGSSQKTLHNHILRSSEYLCEKEVKSEPINPSGPKQKRVKFTSYTTILPEDGGPYTNSILFDSDDNIKWVCQDMNLGDSKELRDYMERLQDNM from the exons gtttctGACAGATGTGACTCCATCTTCGTTAAtggcaaggaaatgaaaagcaaagtgGATACTATTGTTAACTTCACTTATGAGCATTTTACCACCCAATTAGAAGTGACGGTCTGGGTTCCGCGGCTGCCGCTGCAGATAGAGATCTCTGATACAGAGCTCAGCCAGATCAAAGGCTGGAGGATACCCGTCACCTCTAATAAAAG GCCTACTCGTGACAGTGAGGATGAAGAAGATgatgagaaaaaaggaagaggttGCACTCTTCAGTATCAGCATGCCATGGTGCGAGTCCTCACACAGTTTGTAGCGGAATCCTCGGAGTTTGGAGGCTACCTGACCTATATGCTAGGCTCTGAGTGGCAGTTTGACATCACTGACCTTGTGGCTGATTTCATGAAGGTGGAAGATCCCAGGATTGCTAAGCTTCAAGATGGCCGAGTTCTGGTGGGTCGGGAGCACGGCATCACCACAGTCCAG gtTCTGTCACCTCTTTCTGATTCCATCTTGGCAGAGAAGACAGTGATAGTTCTAGATGACCGTGTAACTATTACAGATCTAGGAGTACAACTAGTTTCAGGCTTGTCCCTCTCCTTACAAATCAGCAAAGGAAATAAGAGAGCTATTGTATCCACCACCTCTGCGTATGATATCCTTCATACACCAAAACAG GAAGCCATAGTCAGTGCTTGGATTTTGTTCAGTGATGGGTCAGTGACACCATTAGATATCTACGACTCCAAGGATTTCTCAATCAGCATCACTTCACTGGATGAGATGGTAGTGTCTGTACACCAGAATCTTCAGTCAAAATGGCCTGGGGTAGTGGCAGAAGGGGATGGTCAAGGACCTCTGATTAAAATTGAAATGGTCATCAGTGAGCCATGTCAGAAGACAAAGCGAAAGAGCATTCTGGCTGTTGGAAAGGGAAGCGTCAAAGTGAAGTTTGGTCAAAAAGATTCCGATCAAAAAGAAAGCACCAATGACATTGATGATACagacaaagattttaaaagccaTGCAAGCAACTCCATagaaaaaactgcagaacaagAGAGGACAGCACAAGAATGGTCCAAAAATGGAGTCCTTAGTAATCATGAGGACAACGCAAACAAAAGCACAACTTTCCTATCTCCCATCGATCAGGAGTCCCTGGAGGATGACCAGCTCCAAAATAACCCAACTGCCTTCACAGGTTTCCCTGCCCAAGTAGAAATACCAGGAGAAAACAATCCCGGTGATCTCACATTGACTTCAAGAGGATTAACAGATTTGGAGATCGGCATGTATGCcctgctgtgtgttttctgcttAGCAATCTTGGTCTTTTTGATTAACTGCGTGGCATTTGCTTGGAAATACAGGCATAAAAGGTTTGCTGTGAGTGAGCAAGGCAACATCCCCCATTCCCATGATTGGGTCTGGCTTGGAAATGAGGTTGAACTGCTGGAGAACCCAGTTGACATTTCACTCCCATCAGAGGAGTGCACTACCATGATTGACAGAGGAATGCAGTTTGAAGAAAGCAACTTTCTCCTTAATGGGAGTTCTCAGAAGACTCTTCATAATCATATCCTCAGATCTTCTGAGTACCTTTgtgaaaaagaagttaaaagtgAACCTATAAATCCTTCTGGGCCAAAGCAGAAGCGAGTGAAGTTCACTTCCTATACAACAATACTGCCGGAGGATGGAGGCCCCTACACCAACTCAATTCTATTTGACAGTGATGATAATATTAAATGGGTATGCCAAGATATGAATCTTGGTGATTCCAAGGAACTTAGGGACTATATGGAAAGACTGCAAGACAATATGTAA